A genomic stretch from Photobacterium atrarenae includes:
- a CDS encoding GGDEF domain-containing protein: MRFDAFDGTQTLRARVLGGLCITLGVLAALMAILNIYWSQSYFIGFLEGIFAALSYSLYVKAKRQTYTLREKNYYLLFLFVLVTYAIYSKPLSMGVYVWAFLLPTIFYLLLGKKQGLVVSLVSLVAQNINIALKQPAADMIQSIPVMVNFSFCYLSILGVSHVYESNRNKVEQALHELALTDALTGAKNRLAFKKDRSTQHQQGKVLSVLVLDIDHFKAINDTYGHEVGDDVLKIVTQRIMAVAGEGTVYRQGGEEFCVLLNCPLLEAASVAEGIRANIDEADFVSQGTTIHVTVSLGVAEFEFGQSEDDVLRLADERLYTAKTKGRNQVVASHDVSLAS; this comes from the coding sequence ATGCGTTTTGATGCCTTTGATGGGACACAAACCCTGCGCGCCAGAGTGCTGGGTGGATTGTGTATCACCCTGGGGGTATTGGCCGCCTTGATGGCGATCTTGAATATATACTGGAGCCAGTCTTATTTTATCGGCTTTCTTGAAGGTATCTTTGCTGCGCTATCCTATTCCTTATATGTAAAAGCCAAACGTCAAACTTATACACTGAGGGAAAAGAACTATTATTTGTTATTCCTTTTCGTCTTGGTGACCTATGCGATTTACTCCAAACCATTATCCATGGGTGTTTATGTTTGGGCTTTTCTGTTACCTACCATTTTTTACCTGTTGCTTGGGAAAAAACAGGGCCTGGTCGTGTCACTTGTTTCACTGGTCGCGCAAAATATAAATATTGCGTTGAAACAACCGGCCGCGGATATGATCCAGTCGATCCCTGTGATGGTTAACTTTTCTTTCTGCTATCTCAGTATCCTCGGTGTCTCGCATGTGTATGAATCAAACCGCAATAAGGTTGAACAGGCTTTGCATGAGCTGGCACTGACTGATGCCTTGACCGGGGCTAAGAACCGTCTGGCATTTAAGAAAGACAGGTCGACACAGCATCAGCAAGGAAAGGTGCTGTCGGTCTTAGTTTTGGACATTGACCATTTTAAAGCAATCAACGATACCTATGGTCACGAGGTCGGCGACGATGTGTTGAAGATAGTCACCCAGCGTATCATGGCGGTTGCTGGTGAGGGAACGGTGTATCGCCAGGGCGGAGAAGAGTTTTGTGTGTTGCTCAATTGCCCTCTGCTGGAGGCGGCATCGGTCGCAGAGGGTATCAGGGCTAACATTGATGAGGCTGATTTTGTCAGCCAGGGCACGACGATTCACGTTACAGTCAGCCTGGGTGTCGCCGAGTTTGAGTTCGGTCAAAGTGAGGATGATGTATTGCGCCTGGCGGATGAGCGGCTTTATACCGCCAAGACCAAAGGGCGGAACCAAGTTGTCGCTTCGCATGATGTTTCGTTAGCCAGTTAA
- a CDS encoding DUF7840 domain-containing protein has product MLAKRFTLPATPVDWQTPAVTPPHEAQFPSFIQLSPTYNSELGEGLELRYRANYYDLLALDAGRLPFSELSMFDLSLLYRDDQWRLKNWDLFRVQNLNATSTGLPYDGGNSWAVRVGIANVDLQCDDCLVAGIAGSWGKSYRLNQASTLYGMLDGKLQAPDRARGHFKAGFSVGLLSRINPHWRTTLAAGYHYYLDNTEQHGHTLEWEQRFGQAKDWDIRTKISYDGATESSVSYRYYW; this is encoded by the coding sequence TTGCTGGCCAAGCGGTTTACCCTCCCGGCGACACCTGTAGACTGGCAAACACCGGCAGTCACACCGCCGCACGAAGCGCAGTTTCCTTCCTTCATTCAGTTATCACCAACCTACAACTCAGAGTTGGGAGAAGGGCTTGAGCTGAGGTATCGGGCCAATTATTACGACTTACTGGCTCTTGATGCCGGACGTCTCCCCTTTTCCGAACTGTCGATGTTCGATCTCTCCCTGCTGTACCGGGATGATCAATGGCGCCTCAAGAACTGGGATCTGTTCCGGGTCCAGAATCTCAATGCCACCAGTACCGGCCTGCCTTATGATGGCGGCAACAGCTGGGCAGTGCGCGTTGGGATCGCCAACGTTGACTTACAATGTGATGACTGCCTGGTGGCGGGGATCGCCGGCTCTTGGGGAAAAAGTTACCGGCTAAACCAGGCCAGCACACTCTACGGTATGCTTGATGGCAAACTCCAGGCTCCTGACCGGGCTCGCGGCCATTTCAAGGCAGGCTTCTCTGTCGGCTTGCTTTCCCGCATCAATCCACACTGGCGAACCACACTCGCCGCTGGCTATCACTATTATCTGGATAATACTGAACAACATGGCCACACCCTGGAATGGGAACAGCGCTTCGGGCAGGCCAAAGACTGGGATATTCGCACCAAGATCAGCTACGACGGGGCCACAGAAAGCAGCGTGTCTTATCGATATTACTGGTAA
- the nspC gene encoding carboxynorspermidine decarboxylase: protein MQKSELKTPYFMIDEAKLIANLEIAKRLKELSGVKLVLALKCFSTWGVFDIIKPYLDGTTSSGPNEVKLGYETFGGETHAYSVGYSEDDVREVADICDKMIFNSQSQLAAHRHLVEGKASVGLRLNPGVSYAGQDLANPARRFSRLGVQADQLDPAVFETIDGVMFHMNCENKSADAFIGLLDAISDKFGTYLDQLQWVSLGGGVFFTWPGYELEKLAVALKAFSEKHGVQLYLEPGEAIITKTTDLVVTVVDIVENGMKTAIVDSATEAHRLDTLIYNEPASIAEACEQGEHTYVIGSCSCLAGDQFCVTSFEQPLEIGQRLHIMDSAGYTMVKLNWFNGLKMPSIYCRRQSGDIEKLNEFGYDDFKRSLSQWSVS, encoded by the coding sequence ATGCAAAAAAGCGAATTAAAAACCCCTTACTTCATGATTGATGAAGCCAAACTGATCGCCAATCTGGAAATCGCCAAGCGGTTGAAAGAGCTGTCGGGCGTGAAACTGGTTCTGGCGCTCAAGTGTTTCTCGACCTGGGGTGTCTTTGACATCATTAAACCGTATTTGGATGGTACCACCAGCAGCGGCCCGAATGAGGTAAAGCTGGGGTATGAGACCTTCGGCGGCGAAACGCATGCTTACAGCGTGGGTTACAGTGAAGATGACGTCCGTGAAGTGGCTGACATTTGCGACAAGATGATCTTCAACTCGCAATCTCAGCTGGCGGCACACCGCCACCTGGTGGAAGGCAAAGCCTCTGTCGGCCTGCGTCTGAATCCGGGGGTCAGCTATGCTGGTCAGGATCTCGCTAACCCGGCGCGCCGGTTCTCCCGGTTAGGTGTTCAGGCGGATCAGTTGGATCCGGCGGTGTTCGAGACGATCGACGGCGTGATGTTCCACATGAACTGTGAGAACAAAAGTGCCGATGCGTTCATCGGACTGCTGGATGCGATCTCAGACAAGTTTGGAACTTATCTGGATCAGCTTCAGTGGGTCAGCCTGGGCGGCGGTGTTTTCTTTACCTGGCCGGGTTACGAGCTGGAGAAGCTCGCTGTGGCGCTGAAAGCTTTCTCCGAAAAGCATGGGGTCCAGCTGTACCTGGAGCCGGGCGAAGCCATTATCACTAAGACTACGGATCTGGTGGTAACTGTGGTCGATATTGTCGAGAATGGGATGAAAACTGCGATTGTCGACAGTGCCACCGAAGCACACCGTCTCGATACCCTGATTTATAATGAGCCGGCATCGATTGCAGAAGCCTGCGAGCAAGGGGAGCATACCTATGTGATCGGCAGTTGCTCCTGTCTGGCCGGCGATCAGTTCTGTGTGACCTCGTTTGAGCAGCCGCTGGAAATTGGTCAGCGTCTGCACATCATGGACAGTGCTGGTTATACCATGGTGAAACTGAACTGGTTCAATGGTCTGAAAATGCCGTCGATTTACTGCCGGCGCCAGAGTGGTGACATCGAGAAGCTGAACGAATTCGGTTACGACGATTTCAAACGCTCCCTGTCTCAGTGGTCTGTGAGCTGA
- a CDS encoding pyridoxal phosphate-dependent class III aminotransferase, whose translation MSNVFDFDGIKLDSTVPNVQDLYDLTPDELLLSQEHYESEVRSYPRRLPLAIQKASGVLVEDSRGQVFLDCLAGAGTLALGYNHPEINQAIIDQLHQGLPYQTLDMTTPVKDKFIKEVMNFLPDDFAANARIQFCGPSGADAVEAAIKLAKQTTGRNTMAAFHGAYHGMTNGTMALMGNLGTKARRQGLMADVHFLPFPYALRCPFGLKGNEGAKQSIRYIERMLSDDESGVQKPAAIIVEPVQGEGGVIPAPAFWLQELRRITKEHGILLILDEIQCGIGKTGYRFAFEEAGITPDILCLSKAVGGGLPMSVLIFDKSIDTWRPGEHTGTFRGNQLAMATGAKALEIIRRDNLVEHAAKAGQYLREGLERIARQTSCIAEVRGKGLMLGVEIVKADGSRNKFGEPEADPELTVNIQRAALERGLIIEKGGRQGSVLRFLPPLIISYEQLDFALDALYNAILATAGPASIAETNTDSEQEKWRAHFIHTGEGGANVLETALNQTTQVLKQVFESTDAPYSGIEPLMLKNLINNIDLDSQQLPLETVIEQTGELIAKNSIMVQHPSCIAHLHTPPLIPAVAAEAFISSLNQSMDSWDQASAATFVEQKVVDWLSGVYGYGTSADGVFTSGGTQSNLMGLLLARDWAADQLSGHNIQKDGLPEYAGKLRILCSKKSHFTVQKSASLLGLGEHAVTCVDTNPDGAIRLASLVSTLESMKQEGLLPFALVGTAGTTDHGAIDDLAGLADIADQHQLWLHVDGAYGGALILSRHKARLNGIERADSLSVDFHKLFYQPISCGAVLVRDKANFKYLLHHADYLNREDDLLPNLVDKSIATTKRFDALKVLMTMQCVGTDALGAMYDHLLGQTQQVADMINQSAEFELLADPALSTVLFRYIGNPAVDLDQFNKELRIEALVKGIAVLGETVVDGRVALKFTILNPCLEMADFETLLNDINQLAQSIVQ comes from the coding sequence ATGAGTAATGTGTTTGATTTTGATGGCATCAAGCTAGATTCAACTGTACCGAATGTACAGGATTTATACGACTTAACCCCGGATGAACTTTTGCTCAGCCAAGAGCATTACGAGTCAGAAGTTCGTTCGTATCCAAGACGCCTGCCGTTGGCAATTCAGAAAGCCTCCGGTGTTTTAGTGGAAGACAGCCGGGGCCAGGTGTTCCTCGATTGTCTGGCGGGGGCTGGTACGCTGGCCCTGGGCTATAACCACCCGGAAATTAATCAGGCGATCATTGATCAACTCCACCAGGGGCTGCCTTATCAGACACTGGATATGACCACGCCGGTCAAGGATAAATTTATCAAAGAAGTGATGAATTTCTTGCCGGACGATTTTGCGGCCAATGCCCGTATTCAGTTTTGTGGCCCGTCTGGTGCCGACGCCGTAGAGGCCGCGATTAAGCTGGCCAAGCAAACCACGGGTCGCAACACCATGGCAGCATTCCACGGCGCATATCACGGGATGACCAATGGCACCATGGCACTGATGGGCAACCTGGGGACCAAAGCCCGCCGTCAGGGGCTGATGGCTGATGTGCACTTCTTGCCATTCCCGTATGCCTTGCGCTGTCCGTTCGGCCTGAAAGGTAACGAGGGCGCCAAGCAAAGCATCCGTTACATTGAGCGTATGCTTAGCGATGACGAGAGCGGTGTGCAGAAGCCGGCTGCGATTATTGTTGAGCCGGTCCAGGGCGAAGGTGGGGTGATCCCGGCACCGGCGTTCTGGCTGCAGGAACTGCGCCGGATCACCAAAGAGCACGGCATTCTGCTGATCCTTGATGAAATCCAGTGCGGCATCGGTAAGACCGGTTATCGCTTTGCGTTTGAAGAAGCGGGGATCACCCCGGATATTCTGTGCCTGTCGAAAGCCGTCGGTGGTGGCCTGCCGATGTCGGTGCTGATTTTTGATAAATCAATTGATACCTGGCGTCCGGGTGAGCACACCGGGACGTTCCGCGGTAACCAGTTGGCAATGGCGACTGGCGCCAAGGCGCTGGAAATTATTCGTCGTGACAACCTGGTTGAGCACGCGGCGAAAGCGGGCCAGTACCTGCGCGAAGGTCTGGAGCGCATTGCCCGCCAGACCAGCTGTATTGCCGAAGTGCGCGGTAAAGGCCTGATGCTGGGCGTTGAGATTGTTAAAGCAGACGGCAGCCGGAACAAGTTTGGTGAGCCGGAGGCGGATCCGGAGCTGACTGTTAATATCCAGCGCGCGGCGCTGGAGCGTGGTCTGATCATCGAAAAAGGCGGACGTCAGGGCTCGGTGCTGCGCTTCCTACCGCCATTGATCATCAGTTACGAGCAACTCGATTTTGCCCTGGATGCGCTGTATAACGCGATTCTGGCAACGGCGGGACCGGCATCAATTGCGGAAACCAACACCGATTCCGAGCAGGAAAAGTGGCGTGCTCACTTCATCCACACCGGTGAGGGGGGAGCCAATGTTCTGGAAACTGCGCTGAACCAGACCACTCAGGTGCTGAAGCAGGTGTTTGAGTCAACGGACGCGCCGTACTCCGGCATTGAGCCGCTGATGCTGAAAAACCTAATCAACAACATCGATCTGGACAGCCAGCAACTGCCGCTGGAAACTGTGATTGAACAAACCGGTGAGCTGATTGCCAAGAATTCCATCATGGTCCAGCATCCGAGCTGTATTGCCCACCTGCATACACCACCGCTGATCCCGGCGGTTGCGGCAGAAGCCTTTATCAGCTCATTGAACCAATCAATGGATTCCTGGGATCAGGCCAGTGCTGCAACGTTTGTTGAGCAGAAGGTCGTGGACTGGTTGAGCGGCGTATACGGTTATGGCACCAGTGCCGATGGTGTCTTCACCAGTGGCGGTACCCAGAGCAACCTGATGGGCTTGCTGTTGGCGCGCGACTGGGCGGCTGATCAACTGTCCGGCCATAACATCCAGAAAGACGGTTTGCCGGAGTACGCGGGTAAACTGCGCATTCTGTGCTCGAAGAAGTCGCACTTCACCGTACAGAAGTCGGCCTCACTGCTGGGCTTGGGTGAGCATGCGGTGACGTGTGTTGATACGAACCCTGACGGTGCTATTCGTCTGGCCTCGCTGGTTTCAACCCTGGAGAGCATGAAGCAGGAAGGCCTGCTGCCGTTTGCCCTGGTGGGCACCGCAGGAACCACGGATCATGGCGCGATTGATGATTTGGCCGGTCTGGCTGACATTGCTGACCAGCATCAGCTGTGGTTGCATGTCGATGGTGCCTACGGTGGAGCCCTGATTCTGAGTCGCCATAAGGCGCGCCTGAATGGGATCGAGCGTGCAGACTCGTTGAGCGTGGATTTCCACAAGCTGTTCTACCAACCAATCAGCTGTGGTGCGGTACTGGTGCGTGACAAAGCGAACTTCAAGTATTTGCTGCATCATGCCGATTACCTGAACCGTGAAGATGACTTGCTGCCGAATCTGGTGGATAAGTCGATTGCAACCACCAAGCGTTTCGATGCCTTGAAAGTGCTGATGACCATGCAGTGCGTCGGCACGGATGCATTGGGTGCCATGTATGATCACCTGCTGGGTCAAACGCAGCAAGTGGCGGACATGATCAACCAGTCTGCTGAATTTGAGCTGCTGGCTGATCCGGCGCTGTCGACAGTCCTGTTCCGTTATATCGGGAATCCGGCTGTGGATCTGGATCAGTTCAACAAAGAGCTGCGCATTGAAGCTCTGGTGAAAGGCATTGCAGTGTTGGGCGAAACTGTGGTCGATGGCCGGGTTGCGTTGAAGTTCACCATTTTGAACCCTTGTCTGGAAATGGCAGACTTTGAAACTTTACTTAACGATATCAATCAACTGGCTCAATCAATTGTGCAGTAA
- a CDS encoding alpha/beta hydrolase, with translation MPLRKFWILITSIGLVISLSGCESLFFWPTKKMAPTPEMFDFTKRDRFFRTEDGTIIHGWQIQTQAPHQGTIFFLHGNAQNLSYHAANVYWLAEQGWEVVMIDYRGYGRSVGRPDFSSVQQDALASYRALQAGQAVNRPVIVWGQSLGASIAINMVAELPPAERPQGLIIDSTFSSHQKIMQQTLGKSWLTWLFQYPLSWTVTNHYAPANTIASIEQVPILITHSTRDPLIDESHAQTLFELANGPKQLWLSERPGHITIWQDETWREKLFCQLNSWPELKPLDQACPEVPAASDLYALRPQSASGSD, from the coding sequence ATGCCGTTGCGTAAGTTCTGGATTTTAATAACCTCTATCGGACTGGTGATCAGCCTGTCCGGCTGCGAAAGCCTGTTCTTCTGGCCAACAAAAAAAATGGCGCCGACACCGGAGATGTTTGATTTTACCAAACGTGATCGCTTCTTCCGAACCGAGGATGGCACCATTATCCATGGCTGGCAAATTCAGACCCAGGCGCCTCACCAGGGGACGATTTTCTTTCTGCATGGCAATGCACAAAACCTGAGTTACCACGCCGCCAACGTCTATTGGCTCGCAGAGCAAGGCTGGGAAGTGGTGATGATTGACTATCGCGGCTACGGACGCTCTGTCGGGCGTCCGGATTTTTCCTCGGTGCAGCAAGATGCCCTGGCAAGTTACCGGGCGCTTCAAGCCGGGCAAGCCGTCAATCGGCCTGTGATTGTCTGGGGACAAAGCCTCGGGGCGTCAATCGCCATTAACATGGTCGCCGAATTACCGCCCGCCGAACGGCCACAAGGGTTAATTATTGACAGCACCTTCAGTTCGCACCAGAAAATTATGCAACAAACCCTGGGAAAATCCTGGCTCACCTGGCTTTTCCAATACCCGCTCAGTTGGACGGTGACCAATCACTATGCGCCAGCAAACACGATTGCCAGTATTGAGCAGGTACCCATTCTGATCACGCACAGTACAAGAGACCCATTAATCGACGAAAGTCATGCTCAGACCTTGTTTGAACTGGCAAACGGGCCCAAACAGTTATGGCTTTCTGAACGACCCGGCCATATTACGATTTGGCAGGATGAAACCTGGCGGGAAAAACTGTTCTGTCAGCTCAACAGCTGGCCGGAGCTCAAACCCCTGGATCAAGCCTGCCCTGAAGTGCCAGCCGCTTCAGATCTGTACGCTCTGAGGCCACAATCAGCATCCGGCTCAGATTAA
- a CDS encoding carboxynorspermidine synthase has protein sequence MAILQIGAGGVGWVIAHKAAQNNDVLGDITIASRTVKKCDQIIESIKKKNNLKDPSKKLEARAVNADDVDALVALIQEVQPDLVINAGPPWVNVAIMEACYQAKVSYLDTSVAVDLCSEGQQVPEAYDPQWAFREKFEEAGITGILGAGFDPGVVSVFAAYAVKHLFDEIDTIDVMDVNAGDHGKKFATNFDPETNMLEIQGDSFYWENGEWKQVPCHTRMMEFDFPEVGSHKVYSMAHDEVRSMKEFIPAKRIEFWMGFGDRYLNYFNCMRDIGLLSPDPVTLQDGTVVEPLKVLKALLPDPTSLAPGYTGKTCIGTWVQGKKDGKARSVFIYNNADHEVAYEDVEHQAISYTTGVPAITAALQYFRGEWAGKGVFNMEQLDPDPFLETMPGIGLDWGVQELEVGQPVINILK, from the coding sequence ATGGCAATTCTACAAATTGGTGCAGGCGGCGTAGGTTGGGTGATTGCCCATAAAGCGGCCCAGAATAACGATGTATTGGGTGATATCACCATTGCATCCCGCACAGTGAAAAAGTGCGACCAGATCATTGAATCGATCAAGAAAAAGAACAACCTGAAGGATCCTTCAAAGAAACTGGAAGCGCGTGCGGTCAACGCTGATGATGTGGATGCGCTGGTTGCGCTGATTCAAGAAGTTCAGCCTGATCTGGTGATTAATGCCGGACCACCGTGGGTAAACGTGGCCATCATGGAAGCGTGTTACCAGGCGAAAGTGTCTTACCTGGATACGTCGGTTGCGGTTGATCTGTGCAGCGAAGGTCAGCAAGTTCCTGAAGCTTATGATCCGCAGTGGGCCTTCCGTGAGAAGTTCGAGGAAGCGGGGATCACCGGGATCCTGGGCGCCGGTTTCGATCCGGGCGTGGTGAGCGTGTTTGCAGCATACGCCGTGAAGCACCTGTTCGATGAAATCGACACCATTGATGTGATGGACGTGAATGCCGGTGATCACGGCAAGAAATTCGCGACCAACTTCGATCCTGAAACCAACATGCTGGAAATTCAGGGCGACTCTTTCTACTGGGAAAACGGCGAGTGGAAACAAGTCCCTTGTCACACCCGGATGATGGAGTTTGATTTCCCGGAAGTCGGTAGCCATAAAGTTTACTCCATGGCGCATGATGAAGTTCGCTCGATGAAAGAGTTCATTCCGGCTAAGCGTATCGAGTTCTGGATGGGTTTCGGTGATCGTTACCTGAACTACTTCAACTGCATGCGTGACATCGGCCTGCTGAGCCCGGATCCGGTCACCCTGCAAGACGGCACTGTGGTTGAGCCGCTGAAAGTGCTGAAAGCGCTGCTGCCTGATCCAACGTCTCTGGCACCGGGGTATACAGGTAAAACCTGTATCGGTACCTGGGTTCAGGGTAAGAAGGACGGTAAAGCGCGTAGTGTGTTTATTTACAACAACGCGGACCACGAAGTGGCATACGAAGATGTTGAGCATCAGGCCATTTCTTACACCACGGGTGTTCCGGCGATCACCGCTGCACTGCAGTACTTCCGTGGCGAGTGGGCCGGTAAAGGCGTGTTCAACATGGAGCAGCTGGACCCGGATCCGTTCCTGGAAACCATGCCAGGCATCGGTCTGGACTGGGGTGTTCAGGAGCTGGAAGTCGGTCAGCCTGTGATCAACATTCTGAAATAA
- a CDS encoding LysR family transcriptional regulator, with protein MRNTDDFLIFYHLIEQGSFSKAAEHIGLTKSVVSKRMTRLEEELGVQLLYRTTRKLTLTEAGEVFFSHAREVYLSVQNAEDAMSGLGERLSGTIRITVPTISGELILPKAIAEFSEKYPEITIQMDLDNRFVDIVEEGYDLAIRTGMLPDSSFIARRLVEAQWVICGAPSYFARHKAPKSYQELDKHNCLAYSYQETGATEWLFKGKSGPFTVRVNGNFSTNNASSLRSAALLGQGLVYVPRILVADDLARGELVEVLRDQVAKRLGIYAIYPYTRHQPAKIRLFIEHLYQCYQQHKEKF; from the coding sequence ATGCGAAACACCGATGACTTCCTGATTTTTTACCACCTCATCGAGCAAGGCTCTTTCAGTAAAGCAGCTGAGCATATCGGCCTGACAAAATCCGTTGTCAGTAAACGCATGACCCGGCTCGAAGAAGAGCTCGGGGTCCAACTCCTTTACCGAACGACCCGGAAACTGACGCTCACCGAAGCCGGCGAAGTCTTCTTCAGCCATGCCCGTGAAGTCTATCTCTCAGTGCAAAACGCAGAAGATGCCATGAGCGGTCTGGGAGAGCGCTTGTCCGGGACCATTCGCATTACCGTACCGACGATTTCCGGGGAGCTGATCCTACCCAAGGCAATTGCAGAATTCAGCGAGAAATATCCGGAAATCACGATTCAGATGGATCTGGACAACCGGTTTGTCGATATCGTGGAAGAAGGCTATGATCTGGCCATCCGCACCGGGATGTTGCCTGATTCCAGCTTTATCGCTCGCCGGCTGGTCGAAGCACAATGGGTCATCTGTGGCGCCCCAAGCTATTTTGCGCGCCATAAAGCGCCCAAATCCTACCAGGAGCTGGATAAGCACAACTGTCTGGCCTATTCCTACCAGGAAACCGGGGCAACTGAGTGGTTATTCAAAGGAAAAAGCGGCCCGTTTACCGTCAGAGTCAACGGCAATTTCAGCACCAACAACGCATCCTCCCTGCGTAGCGCTGCCCTGCTTGGTCAGGGGCTGGTGTATGTACCGCGAATTCTGGTGGCCGATGATCTGGCCCGGGGAGAGCTGGTAGAAGTGCTGCGGGATCAGGTCGCCAAACGGCTCGGGATCTACGCCATCTATCCGTATACCCGCCACCAGCCGGCTAAAATCCGTCTGTTTATTGAACACCTGTACCAGTGCTATCAGCAGCACAAGGAGAAGTTCTGA
- a CDS encoding DUF4198 domain-containing protein, protein MNKVQLVLAAATVTMSSAAFADIKISDRENGAWVTVTHEGAPAANATVSIVNLPQVRQKYKTDENGRVFLPISVTNSRSVKFRAVTQEGNVYSKFAFHADKKR, encoded by the coding sequence ATGAATAAAGTGCAACTTGTACTGGCAGCAGCGACGGTCACGATGTCGTCTGCCGCGTTTGCTGACATTAAAATTTCTGACAGGGAAAATGGTGCCTGGGTGACCGTGACGCATGAAGGTGCACCGGCAGCCAACGCAACGGTGTCAATCGTTAACCTGCCGCAGGTTCGTCAGAAATACAAAACGGATGAAAACGGTAGGGTGTTTTTACCGATCTCAGTGACCAACTCTCGATCGGTAAAATTCCGGGCCGTGACCCAGGAAGGGAATGTGTATAGCAAATTTGCGTTTCATGCTGACAAGAAACGTTGA
- a CDS encoding LytR/AlgR family response regulator transcription factor, protein MSEILKGIKHFFSIPLLYQMGFTTRAKCYWFLISTAILLVLFVHLVVHVELTIVELILHVFFTITPVAAICLLCELAGRLIYKTEIWPCKIRVYQFLLLATMVIITSEYLFDYLFTIFEVYNHIKSKHTNFGYDFKSSHLTFILVSAVMFIFIQFVLRVNWSSILNYQKQNSSMQLQAVEENNCNVDSCNQAAGSSFSDLNQNVLKLKVRGEQISVPCHSIVYIRVEENYCHIWQQTSSEEYERLTVRKTLSKLTEQLSPCEFKKVHRSFVVNLQYIDSVSKESSRYYITLKNGDSVPISIRYLEDVRKVVEKWQVA, encoded by the coding sequence ATGAGTGAGATACTAAAGGGAATAAAACACTTTTTCAGCATTCCGCTGTTGTATCAGATGGGGTTTACCACCAGAGCGAAATGTTATTGGTTTCTGATTTCTACAGCTATATTATTGGTGCTTTTTGTACATTTGGTTGTCCATGTTGAACTCACGATCGTCGAGCTTATTCTACATGTTTTTTTTACCATAACGCCTGTTGCTGCTATTTGTCTTTTATGTGAACTGGCTGGCCGATTGATTTATAAGACGGAAATCTGGCCTTGTAAGATTAGGGTGTATCAGTTTCTTTTGCTTGCCACAATGGTGATTATCACGAGTGAGTATTTATTTGATTATCTGTTTACTATTTTTGAAGTTTATAATCATATAAAAAGTAAACATACAAACTTTGGTTATGACTTTAAAAGCTCGCATCTCACTTTTATATTAGTGTCCGCAGTGATGTTTATATTTATTCAGTTTGTTTTGCGAGTAAATTGGTCGTCAATTTTGAATTATCAGAAACAAAATTCATCAATGCAACTACAGGCAGTCGAAGAAAATAATTGCAATGTTGACAGCTGTAATCAAGCCGCAGGGTCCAGTTTTTCTGATTTAAACCAAAACGTTCTGAAGTTAAAGGTAAGAGGAGAGCAGATATCTGTTCCCTGCCATAGTATTGTCTATATTCGAGTAGAAGAAAATTACTGTCACATATGGCAGCAAACCTCCAGTGAGGAATACGAACGTCTTACAGTGAGAAAGACTCTTTCTAAATTGACAGAGCAGCTATCACCCTGCGAGTTTAAGAAAGTTCACCGCTCCTTTGTGGTCAATCTGCAATACATTGACTCCGTTTCAAAAGAGTCCAGCCGTTATTATATCACGCTTAAAAACGGGGATTCCGTGCCAATCAGCATACGCTACCTGGAAGATGTTCGTAAGGTAGTAGAGAAATGGCAAGTAGCCTGA
- a CDS encoding class I SAM-dependent methyltransferase, with protein MTITLGAGLCRWGSALALLTLTGCSSAMFTKIDYSHLFDRKSWSHTDRVIEDLQIKEGDRVADLGAGDGYFSYFFSEVVGEKGQVLAVDIDEEALVNITDTAKEKGFHNISTIQAAQDDPLLNRSDIDLVFLSNTYHHIENRVGYFNNIKKYLNDGARVAVLDTREGTPWFIIPHGIHAEQIRSEMKEAGYIHIESHDYLPFNNFEIFLLSKS; from the coding sequence GTGACTATAACATTAGGTGCAGGTTTATGCCGATGGGGAAGTGCGCTTGCTTTGCTTACGCTAACAGGCTGTTCGTCAGCCATGTTCACTAAGATTGATTACAGTCATCTGTTCGATCGCAAATCATGGAGTCATACTGATCGTGTTATAGAGGATCTGCAAATTAAGGAAGGAGACCGAGTCGCAGACCTGGGAGCCGGGGATGGCTATTTCAGCTATTTCTTTTCAGAGGTGGTCGGTGAAAAAGGGCAAGTGTTGGCGGTTGATATTGATGAAGAAGCACTGGTAAATATTACGGATACGGCAAAAGAGAAAGGCTTTCATAATATCAGCACCATTCAAGCAGCACAAGATGATCCTTTACTGAATCGTAGTGATATTGACTTAGTATTCCTGTCAAATACCTATCATCATATTGAAAACCGTGTTGGCTATTTTAATAACATAAAGAAGTACCTGAATGACGGAGCACGTGTTGCGGTTTTGGATACGCGAGAAGGAACACCTTGGTTTATTATTCCGCACGGAATTCACGCAGAGCAAATTAGAAGTGAAATGAAGGAGGCTGGTTATATTCATATTGAAAGTCACGACTACTTGCCCTTTAATAATTTCGAGATTTTTCTTTTGAGTAAGTCGTAA